GCTCGCCCCAAAAGCTCTGGCTGTGtatctcactctgacatctttccACTAATgaatgtccacaggtcctgtttgtgcatgtgtgtctctcaATAACATAGTGTAAACCTGGATCAGGGAGtattaaagtaaattaaaaaatgtaaaaagatctCAAGAAAATGACTTAAATGTAATCATTACCACAGGAAAATGGAGTAAATTAAATGTAGGGATGCATGTTTTCGCTTAGGGCTTCTGTAGTTTTGCACCATTGAGTGAACGAAAAAAGCTATTTGCCTCAActttgaacacttttttttagcaatttTAAATTTAAGCATGTTTGGCaattctttgaaatgtttttgactgagcgaaataatcatgaagaaaaaatgTCAGATTAATGTATTATAAATGACTTTTAGTTGAAGCCACAGTTATATCTAATAAACCCATAATGGTACAGTTTCTGTAAGCCAGATTCtagggtctgttggggccccaggcaaaaTTCATTGTGGGCCCCTCCGACCAGCgttcattattattttcctcttttctttttcactcacAGACAGATAATTCCCTCTTAATTTAACCTCCATTGACAAATTTtgattttcacagcaataaCGCATGTGACGCTCAGCTTACGCTCAGTGCTATCaaaatggggcccccttagggaggtttcctactgccaTTGccaaatttgcacattttgaggcaatgctgtggtttaaagatGGTCAGCTgttgggggccccctactggcctggggccccaagcagttgcctgtagagaaacagacaaagatcaAAGCATAAACGCATAAAAGAGGCTAAAAGAGTGAATAATTCTGAAGCTTTATTTGtaatattattaacatgtcaaTACAGAAACTGTTCAATAAACCACTCTGTTATAGAATTATTCAACTTTATGTGAAAATAGACAGTCAAAGTTTGATCTCATGTTGGACAATTATGCTCACTTTAGTGCTCACTAGAATCCTTGTTCTGCCAACTCAAGTAGTCATATTTATTCAATAACGACGGTATCCAGAGAGGCAACGAGGATTTGACTCTCAAACGAGAAGTCCTGCCTCCATCATGTGTTCGTAAAGATAGAAGAGATTTCACCCTCTTTGTATCCCACTTCAGGACACACTCCCTTCTTTGAAACAGACTTGGTCGTAAAAACCCCAAAGAGAAAAGCTTACATCATCAAATCAACTCCACTTCCCTTTAAAAGAAGCGAAAAAGCCGAGCGAAGGTTTTGAACTTTGACTGGGGAATTAAACTGCAACAGTGAGACCAATATTCTTCTGTTTCACATGATTTCATCATTTCAGCGCtcccttttttgtttcatattacagtgtttttgtgtgacacCACTTTTCACTGCAAGAAACATCAATGCACGTAGAAAGCCTGAGCTGCCACTAGAGGCCGACATTTACACTTGAAACAAATCTCAGTGAGGAGTTAATCCTACAGGAGAGATGTCTGTGTGTTCGCCTTTATCTAAAGACAGTTTGCTCTAAGAGGAGGTTATTGTATCAGTACAGGTCGATGACTGACTCTGGATACGTCATACATTCCTTAACCTTGAGTAGCAGTGATATCAGAGTATCATAAAGATAAGAAAGgtactttttcttcctctttaacTTTCATGCTAAGTGCCTGGTGATTGTGTGAAATCAGTCTGAGAGGATTAGTTCGTCTTGTATCCAAATGTTCCTCTATTATCCGTATAATCTGATGTGGAGgttacattaaaacatttgtacTCAATTTGCTGCACGTCCACATTCTCGCACCAAAATCTGTCTGAAGTCATTCATAGTGTCTTTTTTATCGTCTGAACCAACAGTGATATTGGAtaattgttaaagaaaaaaaaagttacagcgTTTTCCTTCTATACTACCAGAGCTGGGAAATGTAGTTGAGATCAgtgtaagtattttttttcttaagagaGATATCATGACAGGGTAGAAATAACTGCCCTCTCTTAAAGGATAATTGCTGATCTTTTAAATTCACtataatttcttcttttttttttttttttttactattaccTCAAAATAAATTATACAATATGGTAATATGACAATGTAGAAAATCTCCTCTTCTACTACTTGCATGGGCGGAGCTTCAAAGCTAATAGAGGCACCCAGCTCCCCTTTGGCAAACTCTCTTGAACAGTGCTCCTCTCATGTTAAAATCTTAGCaacaccttttttaaatgaagctgtGCGTGACTTCAAGCAGGACACAGAAGTTACACGCCCCAGCTCTCTAATCAGCTGATTGAATCATTGCTTCTGATCACACACAAACTAATCACAGCTCATTCTCAGGTCAAGGTAGCCCATTTAAAATGCAACTTCCGTCTCACTGATCTCTGCTACACCAACgctgcacacactctgctgctgctgctgcttctgctgctggcAAAGCTTTACCTCCACCACCTCAGCCGCCCTCCTTTCTGCCTCCAGCCTTTTGGTTCACCCTTGTAGAGGTTTAGCTCTGCGCTCACTGgaaagctgcttttattttccgTCAGCATGTTTGTCAGAGTCCATGCTGATAGTTGATTGGTTAGCTGAATTTAAAATCACTGAAAGTCAAAAACGGAAGTCGATTCTTACTCGGCTCTTTCCAAgcatgaacaaaaaaatcaaaaaggggAAGGAGTCTATTCTTTTTAGAGATGGTTTTAGTTGTTCCAGCTGATTAATGACCGTTTTCTACAACAAAACACTGAGTTGTTACTGTGGGATATTTCATTCTGGCAGGCTGTGAAAGATGTCTTGTTTTAATCACAGTAGTGATGGCTGCGTTACAGTAAAATGTGTCACTTCTAAGCTCCTGATATGCACGTTGGCTCTCTGCCTTGTCTTAGTGTTACACTGAATCTGAACACAAGCCTCATTGACAAGCTAAGCTTTTGATTTCTCCACTCAAGAACTTCTATCTGAATAAAAGCGTTAATGTTACACTGAATTCATTCAAAACTAAAGGCAGGGTCAAGCAGAGCTGAAGAAGGCATTTTCTAAGATGCTTGATACACTTGACGCAGCAGTGCTTGCTAACAAGTGCTCTTGTTGACTAAGTGGCTCTTGAAGAACTCCTGGACTCGTTCCCACAGATCCAGCTGAGCCTCCGAGTGGGCTTTTGGCTCGCCACCGAACACCACAGGGGTCCCTACCGCTCCGTGAAACGTCGACCCACAATACGGCATGTGTGGCACTTCCAAAAAGTGACCCGCTTTCGGGTATGTCACCAGCTCGTAAGACTTTTTCCCGTGTTTCCTGAGCGTTTCGACAGCTTGCTTGGCAAAAAAGCCGCTGTTCCAGTTGTGGTCGTCTTCAGAAACTGCGAACAGGAACTGGCAGCTGGCACGTTCCACCATAAACAAAGACTCTCTGTTCTCCTCCAAAGACGGGTCTGGGAGGGCGTCCCGTATATCAAGAATGCCAGAGTCCAGGAATTTGATATTGTCTAAGACGGGATAAAGAGGAGGCATAACCAGCTCTTTGTAGTGCAAAGGAATCACAGTGTTCGCGTTGCAGGCGTTAATGCAGACGGTCGCAGAGATCCCCGAGAGGAGGGACGACATCGCCAAAGCAATACCACCACTGTGAGAGATGGATATGATGCCGATCCCAGGACCTTTAAcctacaagaaaaaaaaagcactgtgtTAATAATCACTATCAGATGTACTGCTAGGATATGTGATGAAACAGActatttataaatacattacAGACATGTCGCAGTTTGAGAAAAGACTTAAACTTGGGTTTGCACTCACTTATTTTCATAAATCTACTGATTACTCTCAAAGTTAATTAGTAAATAGgggccaaaaataaatgtagaaagtaATGCATTTTGTATACTCTTTATATTAATTAAGTTTTGTTAGGTTGGGATAGGAACTGAGTCCGTCAGGTCACATGGATATAGGTAGCTATGATTATGCTGCCATGGTACTTTGATTATTTTGATAACCctcaaagactttaaagttttaaagacaTTGCAAAAaggttcagaaaaaaacagaaagtcgGCAATAGATGGCACCAATGAcacaaaattaaatacaaataggAGCTTTTAGCTCTAATCGATTCTCACTTTAGGATAGTTATCACATATTTTTACTGTCAGGTTAAAGTCAGGTtgagtgtgtgggggggggggggggggggagtaatgCAAACGCTGTTCGCTTCCCTGTTTTGATATTCAATGCTTACCTCTGGTTGTCTTCTTAGATATGTTACAGCCTCTTCAAAGTACTCCAGATTCAACTTCTCAGCTTTCCTTGGTAGATCCTCGTAGCCTAAATAGGCCAGTGCGAGCACAACAAAGCCTTTATTTGCCAGGAGGCTCGCTCTGGGCTCAGTGAGACCTCCACCGAATGTGTACAGATCCACTATTCCAGGAAACGGACCTTTTCCTGGGAGACAAAAAGAGGGAGCGGAAGTTAAGAAGAATACATCGCTCCATGCATTTTTATCGACTCCAAAACGCTGACTCATAAGTGGCCGCTTACCAGGCGGTATGAAGAGGACTCCTCGTATTCTTCCCTCTTGCACAGGAATCCTTTTCATCCCTTCTGCCATGTATTCTCTCTCGTTGGTTTCAGATGCTAACAGCTCACCAGTCTCTCCGCTGAGTGCTTCAATCGTTACCTGTGTTGGGCTGAGCACGTTCTTCTTCAGGATTTTACTGTGCGGCGTCTCTGGTGCCAGGGACCAGAACAAACCCATGGGCTCCACTCCGGTGTAACTTCCTCCCAGAGAGGGAGCACGAGAGACATCCACCTGTCCACTTTCATCTGCTTTGTAGAGGGCCGAAGCCTTGAATATCACGCCTCTGTCGTCGACCAGTTTGGATCTCAATTCCACCGGTTTGTGAGGAGCGAGGCCCTCCACTTTCACGTGCACCAGTTTATCAAAGAAACAGCGGATGCTGGGGAGAATTCTCACACGGATCTGTGAGTACGCCATTTCAGCTCTTCAGGATGAGAACACTGATCCACTGTACTCAGGCCTTTGGTTTAGCACAGCTGCATCTGTTGAGGAAATcatgaattaaatgaatgtcaGAACTTCCATAAAAAGTCGGGAGTGGTGAAATTGTTAGTTTCTACAATGCAAGGTGACGCAGATGTGGACAATTCTTCATCGACACAGTGACAGAACATCATCGATAAGTGCATAGTGATGTCGCTACATTGATTTCTGAAGTAAtttctaaataataataagaattcATATTTatctgtctgcttttctaaaACTATCAGGGAGCAGTAATATCGAAAATTGAGGATGCAATACACCGCGATGCATCAATTCATGATATCCAATCATGATACCAGAAGAACTTTGAACTTTTAAAACAGCTTTCCCTCTAAGTTAAATATTGAACAAAGCTTTAAAGTTGCACGATTCTAGGTATCTAAATAACTAATTTTTAGCAGCACGATTTTGGCAAAAATCATTATCACGTTTATTTTGATTGACACTAAGATCCCGATTAataaacacaaccacacattgattttacaacatctaGAATCTAGATCACATGCATTTATCATTCCTAACAGTatgaacaatgaaaaaaaacaagcaataactAATGATAGAATAATAATATGTAATagatataaaaaagaaagaaatgtttctgAGGTAGTGGTGATGTACTCTTGGGgccaaaatatgaaaacaaacgTTCCCAACACATGACAAAACCGATGGATCAAACCATCACAACACGGCACAATAATAGTTTAATCTCGATTATCTAGTTTTCATGACCGTGGGAAGATCAAATTGTTATTGAAATTCAATTAATTCCCCAGCACTACCTAATTGATGCATTAACTTCAAtggatgttttctttctcttgggACTCATATAGATTTTCTCAGGCACTCTATGCAAAGTAAACCCCTATTAAATCTACATGTGGCTCAATAAGTATTCATGAAAATGCTGAAATTAATCAAACTTCCCTGGGTCATTTCATGTGCAAACATATAATATGGATATATCGGTCTGCCTTGGGCGTGAGAGAAATGCTGAAGAGGTTCTGAACAGATGAGAAGGAGAGGACATTCAGGGTCACAGCAATGTCTAACTGGGTGAAAGGTGTCGGCTTTGCCGGTCTCTAAATGAAAAAAGACCAACGAACAACATCAGCATAGCAACCACTTACTTGAAAGATAACTCTAAAATGCTGATTGACGACTTCATTTTTCGGAAAGGTTATCAAACGAGCTTGCTTGcaagaaagaaaagtttgcaGGTTGCAGCTTGTTCGTGCATTGTTTAACTCATCTGCTCCGATCAAATTACGACTGCCTGCAAACTAATTGAGGTCATGACgtgaacacaaataaataaatatgaattccACTTAGATGAAATGTGACAGTAACGCATACCTGTTAAACAAGACGCATAGCTtcgtatttatttatttattggtgCGACAGCCCTGGATCAAATAGGAACTTCCTGGTTGGGCGCAACCACCACTTGGCTAAAACAGGGGGGGCGTAGTTCGCTTTGGTGTTCATTTCGTGAGTGAGTGTGTCGCTTTATCCCCGGTTCCACCAAGCCGTCCGGTTCTGTTTGAATTTTTTGGCTTTTCTACAGTCAAAAGTTGAGAATGGTGTCAAAATAACCGATCCGTACCGCCCTGCTTTTTTTTGCAACCCTTCTTTAGAGTGCAAAGGGTGGAGCTAGAAACACTGCAGCCcgttgattggttgaaagaacAGAGCTCAGGACTTGTATGTCTTACAACTTCTCCatattcttgtgtgttttaaatatgtttccGCACCTTACAGTTATGctacattaaatatttttacGCATGTATAGTCAGAATGATTTCTTGACTTCGCTTTGTaccatatttttttaagaaaaacgAAAATTGTATCATAAATATTATGTGTTTGAGCCAATTTAAACGAGGGTGCACCAGAGAGGACAcccaatgcacacatatctggtgaaAGTTCTGCCTTAATATAGGCTATGAGATTaacactatttaaaaaaaaaagttgaat
The Labrus mixtus chromosome 12, fLabMix1.1, whole genome shotgun sequence genome window above contains:
- the acot20 gene encoding acyl-coenzyme A thioesterase 1 — encoded protein: MAYSQIRVRILPSIRCFFDKLVHVKVEGLAPHKPVELRSKLVDDRGVIFKASALYKADESGQVDVSRAPSLGGSYTGVEPMGLFWSLAPETPHSKILKKNVLSPTQVTIEALSGETGELLASETNEREYMAEGMKRIPVQEGRIRGVLFIPPGKGPFPGIVDLYTFGGGLTEPRASLLANKGFVVLALAYLGYEDLPRKAEKLNLEYFEEAVTYLRRQPEVKGPGIGIISISHSGGIALAMSSLLSGISATVCINACNANTVIPLHYKELVMPPLYPVLDNIKFLDSGILDIRDALPDPSLEENRESLFMVERASCQFLFAVSEDDHNWNSGFFAKQAVETLRKHGKKSYELVTYPKAGHFLEVPHMPYCGSTFHGAVGTPVVFGGEPKAHSEAQLDLWERVQEFFKSHLVNKSTC